The DNA segment TTCAAGATCAAAATCAAGTTCAAACGTCATATGGCAAAACCTACAGTGCTTCTCATCTCTCCAGTACAAATCATGACAAGTTTCACATCTTGTAAGAGATTCAAAATAAGATCTTTTGCTGTGTTTCACAGAATTAAGATGACAGTAAAAGTAATTCCATATCCATGCatcaaacgcttgaagacgagtCCATTTGCgattctcttcttcctctttcttcCCTGATTCAAGAACTATTGCACCACGAGGAGAAGAATCATTCAAGATACTAGTCAGGGTTAGATTGTCTACATCAGAAATTGGAGAAGTGCTGTTTTCTCTAACTGTTTCCagctcaaattgatccaactggGTCAACTGCCTGTTTTCAGCATCATTTCTGATGCTATTAGACATCTCATGGCTGAGAAAAGCTTCCCGCTTCTCCAAAGATTCAATAAGGAAAGCCTCACGTGTTCCTCTGTCATCCAGAGCTGACAATAAAGCATGCAAAGCCTGCACTTGGATAAGTAAGCATAAGCATAAAATGGCCAAGGTTAAAAAGATGTATCCAAGAGCTTGACAAAGTAAATAATTCTTTACAAACAGTATTATCCAATGATAAAACGTTCAAATAATCCAGTATGGTTTACTAAAAAAGCTGAGAAGGATACCTCTTTTGTATCAATCACCTCCCAATGACCATCTTCAGAAGATTCAAAGTAAACTCTCTTATGCCCAGGGTCATGTAAATCACAAGGGCCTAAAAAAAGCCAATATCTGTTGTACCTACGATCAGAACCCAAAAAGATAGACTGCAGCGGATGCAAATTGATCCCCAGTTCTGCCTctgttttgtttttctctttaTCAAAGGACTTTTGCTTTTCACTTAACTTTTGCATCGCCACAGAGGAATCAATTGGCGAAGAAGTCGATGATATGCACATTTGTTTTGTACCATTCATTTGTCCATTGTGGATCCAGGATGGTCTGGGCAGATTATGTTGCTTAGAAGATGATCTCTTGATTTTTCCTCCAGAACCGTAGTGAAGAGTGCTAGGGGCAGACTGAACAGTGGACCTTGTATCCTGAAGTGACAAATAAAATCGGACAGAAGTATTAATCACCATATAATAAATTCAGAATTGCCCATGCTAAATGATAAAGCATGCAGTTGATAAGATGATCTTTGGCAGACAGCAGACACGTAAAAAGATCATAGTTACAATAATTAGCAGTATAAATATCAACGAGAAAGAACAAAGAGACCCACAATCttagaataaaaaaaactcatacaAATGTATATCATCATATTAAACACAAAATGCTGCAGATCAAAAAATTCATAACAAGATATAAGACTCACAAGAGAAAGAAGTTGATTCTCAAAATCACTAACAATCAGGTTATTTGATTACCTCCATTCTAATACTGGAACCAGCACTGAGGAGATCTATCAGAGCCACTAAAGCATTTAACTTTTCATCAATGCTTAAATCTGAATATTCACCCTCCATAAGTCCAAGCAACCACACTTCTCCTGGATGGCTCTCATCAATTTCGTCGTGAACTGTCAGCATATTAGTTTTATTTCTACGACCACATACATTCTTGGTTTTTCTTGAACTGAAATTCTCTGAATCACACTCAGAATCACTGCTGCTGCATACTCCACTATCATTTAAGTCATCATGAACACTTCCACAGCCCTCAGTATCAGATTGAGAATCATCGTCAGCCTTTGAAAATGTACTTATCCGCAGACGATAAACAGATGGTGCAATCTTCTCAAATAAAGTAATATCACTTGAAAGAGTGGAACTTATTTGAAGTTCCAATTCCTCAGACGTGCTAGCTAGATTTAATTCAGCAATCtccaaaacaaaacaaatttaTTGTCACAAATAAGTAAAAACTTAACATGCATTCAGTGCGAACAGAACAAAACAATCACAAACATAACAAAATATTCAAGTGGAATGCATCTCCCAGTAACTTACCTTAGATGATTTTGCTAGGTCAGCAACTTTCCATCCATTATTTCCTCTCTCAGACAAGATAGTAAACAATTCACCTTTTAGTGTTCCAGGACAAAGTCCATATTTAACCATGAGGCTCATCTCCTAAGGAAAAAGGGGGGAAAATTGTGATAATGTTGCATGTACAATATAAAAGTACCCTCCAAAACATTATAGATTGAAATAGGGCAAGAGAGAATGATCAAAAACCAATGCTGCAACCCAATAAACCCTACCTTGCTAAGGGCTTCTTTGCGAAATGCACCTTGCCTTGAACCAAAACCAGCTGCAACCAATACTTGATGCAGTATTTCTGTCCATGTTAGAGGATTGAGAGACCTTTTCCAAAACTCCACAATAAATTCTTGATCTTCAACCTGCAATGCAAAATATCAGGCGATCATGCAGCAGAGTTTTCCTTCTGTAATTCCCCAACCAACCCCAAAAGAGAAAACTATAGAACTCACTCAAGCAACTTTCTCTTAAGAAAGGTAGTTATAGATTGGAAGCAAAGTAACAGTCAGATGAATTTCATAGAGTCCATAATCTTCTATTACTTCTTCACCACACTATTCATGTTGCAATTAAAAAGACAAGGTAAGGTCCGCATAGGCCCACAAAAATGGGTTGTTAGGATGTTATTAGTTTAAAGCAATTTCAAGCCGCTACATCCAGCACCACATATCCACTACTCGATATATTAGGAACTACGAGAAACAAACACACGAAACCATCACTTGCTTTATTATACGCTTATGGATAAAAATGCCGAACCAAGATCTGAGATTTCCATATTACTAGAAAATCTAGGACATCAACaattatctaaaaaaaattcttcgcTGTACCTTATGTGCTACACCAATAATCCTCaaaaatagcaaaaaaaaaatcaaatgcaGCATCCAGGTCATTTCTACAAAAATGCTTGCTTtagaacaacaacaacaacaacaaagccttagtcccgaaatgattcggggtcggctaacatgaaccatcatataaaaccgtgaaatcaagtcgtgtcagcgacacaaattcgctccctccactccatcctatccactaccatattttcctcaattcccagtaaactcatatcagtCTCGATTACTCTCCTCCAagttgcttaggtcttcccctacccctcaccactacatccctttgccactcttcggttctcctaaccggcgcatcaagcgctctacgtctcacatgcccaaaccaccttagtcggttttctctcattttattctcaatagatgtgacccctacttttgtcctaattatttcattactcacccaatcctttctcgtatgaccacacatccatctcaacatacgcatctccgccaccgacatcttatggatgtggcagtgtttcactgcccaacactccgtaccatataacaatgcttgCTTtagaacaataaaataaaaaactatctGCACGTTATAATAGCAATAAGCTTTGATTCAAATTCCTAGCAGCCTTTGTCCAACCTGCTTTACGCTGTCATCCAATAGTCCCAATTTCATCAATCATCCCCCAACTTCTCACGAGATCAATATTACCCTTAAACCACAATGTGCAACTTAAAAATCactaatcataattttttatataaaaaatgaacTCTTACCCCCAGAAAATGAATGCAACCCCAGTattacttttttatatttttccctaGGTATCCACATGAGACCTTCACTCATCCCTCTAATCAGTCAAACCCATCTCTCTGGTTACTTTGTGTTACTCTGCTCTCTGATAGTTCACCATCTTCCTTTTGTCATATGAGTACATATGGAAGCATAGACGGAAAAAGTCAAGCTTCAATCCATCTATCCCTTTAACTATGGCATCTAAATGAATTTACAAACTCCATCTCTTTCTTCGAAAACTTTAATCCCAAAAATCAAATACATCTCACTTGATTTCTTCCAGGCTGAGAAGTAGTTCAAGTGAAATTCAAAGCCAGTGCAAGAGTTGTCTGCATATTATCGACCAGAAAAATGCATGGCAAGCAATAAGAGCACTACTTTGTAAACAAATAGGGAGGTGCAGAAAACTAGAGTTCAAGGTTTGGGGAGGTTGTCAAGATGACAAGGTTCGACTTATATTTTAAAAAGAGCTAATATTATGAAGCACAAAGGAGAAAAAGCAGGGATAACAGCTATGGGGAGAAGAAGTATTCTGATGCAATGCACAGGAGAATATTATTCTCGCTGAAACATAACATGATCTTCAACAACCCAAAGATAGATTTATAGGTTACCAAATATAAACTGGGTGACTGTAGATGTATGTTTGTTGCTAAGACATGAAAAGAACGTGTGAGAAGCAAAGGAAAGAGAGAGGATAAAGCGTAGAAGGAGAGATGGAGTAGAAGTATGATACAGGTCTTCAGACTTCAaggacaaaataaataaataaaaacataaagaGTACATGCCAATAATCTGGCCACTATTTCATCGGGTCCTGCTTCAAGAATACCATTCATACTACAACAATTATTTAACCCATTAAAAGCTACAGATTGAAGTATAAAGACTATATTCCACATAAATAACAATGGGGATGCAGATGGAATTTAACCTCCAAGAGTGCACATACATACATCCTTCACAGGCATCCTTTAGTAGCACTTCATGAAAAACTGAAGCAGCTAAAAAAGGGGAGTTTACATAGTAATGGCTTACATATGTACAAATATATACTCACTGTGTGAAGAAGCGCAAGAAACTTGCATGATATACTTAAATGAGGCAGAAATCCACTACTAATCTCTGTTTCAACATCAGTGAATAGAAGCTTCAGAAGGGCAACATGAATTTTCCCAAGCAACAAAGAATCCTGAAAGGAATAGTTAGAAATATAAATCCATTACAAAGAGAAACAAGTGCGACTCGGAATAAACTGATAaaggggcggcccggtcgcactacgcgtccccgctgagcgagggtccggggaggggtcccaccacaagggtgtactggggcaagccttcccctgccaatttatttggcaagaggccgctcctaagactcgaacccgtgacctcttggtcacacgacaacaacgtttaccgttgcgccaaggctcgccctccgaCTCGGAATAAACTGATAATAAGAAATAAATCTAACACAAGCTAAACAGAAGATGTAATCTCAGAATTAACCTTATCATGGAAAGCTTGGGCAAACTCATCAAGAGTGAAGTGGCAAATATCAATAGTAACAGAATAAGTATATAGAAAGTGGAAAACCTGCAAATCAAAATTTCAGCCTGATTTCAGTAAGAATTTGGAAAACATCAACACAtaagataacatataaattgAAAAGAAGTTGCCAAGGCCATGAAAATCCTACAAAAGTTGAAATGATCCATATCTATGCAAATTAAGAATATAAAGGATTTCTCAGAAGAAGAGACTCTTGAATGCATAATGAATGTTGTATTATACCCTGAGAGCCAGACAAGTTCTATTCACCTTAAATAGTTTCTTCACAGACTCTGGACAGGACTCCCAAGGCTGATTGGTGAACGGTTGCTTCATCATAACAGAATATGGAGGAAACTTTGGAagcaaatctggaaaattacctCGTATATTAAATACATTACAAAAAGAAAGGATGGTGGACCAAATTGTTGAATCATTTTAGAAGACAAGATCAAACAACCTTTGCAGAGGGAACACCCATGAAGCGTATTGGTTGCACAATGATCAGCGCAAGTAACCGGATTTGGTCCAGCTTGTAACTCTCTCAACTCCAGCTCTTCATCATCCATTAGCAATGCAAATTGATTGATGCGCTCTTGAGATACCACTCCTTCCAAAGCaagttcacatttttccttgcGAGGTTGTTTCTGGAGCTCATTCCTCTTAGCTTCCACCTGCAAATCACAGGTCAGTAGGCATTACAACAACAGCAAACTGGACTGCACTGATGTAACAACAAAACATTCATTACCTCTCTCTGTTTAATAAAAGACTTCCTCTTATGCTGCAATTTATTTTCCACCCTTTTCTTCTTCTGAAAAGACAACATATGGTCAGTCAGGAGAGCCACACTGTAGCTCAAATTCAGAGTTCATTACAcctatataaatatatacaaaaatgaaagatcatcaagaaaaaaaaagatgcaGTTCACACTAACAATAACGGAGACCACTTGTCGCCGTTGTCGCTTTCGGTTTTGATATAGTGGTTTTTGTGAAAGAGGAGGTACTGTTTCTCTATCAGCAGAATGAATTCCTGTTGGGAAATCACTGCTACTTGGATTTATTGCCCGCCATGCTGTCATAAGACCTTTCCCCATACCATGTTTTTTTGCTGGTGCATTGTTATTATAATCCTGGCAACTTGAGATGACCTGCTTGGATACCTTAAACCAGAGAGCGTTTACTTTTAGAGTCCTAATAAACAATGTCCTGAAAagattttcaaaataatttgaaaatgcAAAATGTCATGCGTACTCGCACTTTATCCCAGTACCTTTGTCCTTTTGTTTGCTCTTTGGTTCTCCTGGCAGCCAAGACTAGAATTTCTGGAATCTAAAATACCAAAGGAGAATGAATAAGTTGCTAATTAACCAGAAGCCGAAAATCGTCATTTTTTTTCCACATCAGAAGAATTAAAACCCGGATCACTAATTAAAACaagtaaataaaaatccctTTGACTTGCAGCAACTACAAAAACCAAATTATAACAATAATTGTTCAAATAGTAAAAGGAAAGAACTACTTTGTAAAACCATAACATACATATTCGTAATTCAAGCAATAATTGAAAACTAGCATGAATTCATACCTTTACAATACTGAAATGCCCTACGAGGAAGAGAGTCAAACTCCACACCAAGGGGAGGACCATCTTTGCGAAAAATCTTCTCTAAAATATAGTCTGGAGACATCAAATCCTGAATAAGAAGAGACTTCTTCTTCGATGTGGTCTTACTAATCCTGTTTTCTACCTCCGACAATTCATATCTGGAAATATGCTCAGCTCTTCCAAGCAATATATCCTTCTTAAGTAACTTTCTAGTGGGAAGCACAACTCCCAGCCCATTTGGTCCTTTAACAACTGAGAGTTTCTTGCTTGAACAGGGTGATGCAATTAATATATCTTTACTTTTGTCTCTTCTCCTTTTATCAACAAACCATCTCTGGACTTGCGTGAATGACAAGTCCAAGACTACTGCAAGTTCCTGCATTGCCATATGGGCAGGATACTTTTGCTCTGCTTCACATGACACATGACTCAGAACATAAATAATAACATCGCATACTtgattataatttaaattaagtaATTGCAACTCTCCAAAAAAGACTAAAACAAATATTAGTATTTCAATTGTGATCTTATAAACAAGGTAAGAAAATTCAGAATCTCCAGTGTGAGAAAATTCAGTTGCTTCGTGTTACAGAAACTAGTATATTCatatgataaaaaaatcaaGCCACAATCACGGAATCCTACTGTATAAAATAAGCTGGaatctggaaaaaaaaaaaaaaaaacaaccatACAAATAAAACAGATTGCATAGTCTGAGGTACAATTCAAAAAAGAAACGAATAAATGTAAGAGTAAGAAAAAATCATAAAAGAAGACAGAAATGGATAAATTAGCTCCATAAGCAGGTACCAGCATAGAAATTCTCAAGGGCTTGAAGTTGAAGAGTCGATTTCTTTTTCATTTCACTTCTTCCCTCTACTTCAATCGACTTAAAATGAACTTGAATTAATCAAACTGTATTCTCCATATCCTGAACGAAgcaaaataataatcaaattatCCACATAGAAAAGAGATTTGCCTTCCTCTTGAACAAGAAAAATGTCGCATGTCCTCAAGAATCCCagaagaaaattcataaaaaaaacatgaatttaAAATTCTATAGTGAACCACAATTCTGCACTTCCAAAACCAAATAAAAACCAAGCAATGATTGAAAACCGAAGAGAACCTCAGTATCAGTCATCAGTGGAACTAAATGTGAAAGAAGGGAGAATAACAGCCGCACAGAAACTGCAGTTAAAAATTGCGTATGGAGTGAAGGTGTAGAAGATGATTATACTTACTAGGAGAGCAGTTGCAGAGGTGATGGAAATGAGAGGAGTGTAaaagaggttgaagaagaagtagaCAGGGTTTGAGAGATTTTACAAAGGAGTAGGGTTTTGGGTTTTAtcatcatttttaatttatatttcatgggtcccttttacatatttttcttttatcttattcatcaaaattaaagaaaaataaataaatatctacagagccttttctctctctctctctctctctctctctctcaacatATTCTACACTTCGTCCAGTCTATAGCTTTTAAGTAAATTACATTTACGGCCCCTCAACCTTACCCTTATTTTCAATATGAAtcctaaattttaaaattagacATTATGATCCTTGAATTTCGGGATAACCTATAAATTTAGCCCTATAGTTATTTGAGAATAACAAATTTAACCTCCACgtataaaaaaaggaaaaagtatGAAAAAAATGTCGGTGGTTATCCAATTTGCAAACAGAggcttgtggtttaaaagtttacaaataaaggtctgtggtatgttttatttacaaaacaaagtattacaattacacagtTAAATTCTGattacaacaaaaaaaaaattatcttaaaaaaagtattcttacatatcaacaaaacacaaccaaaaaaaaaacaacttcctaaatcgaaacaataaataatatggtgacattttacgttttttactaatctgaTCGTGTAGAGGGGACCAGAGACTCATCAGGTGTCTAGGTTTGGGATGATGCGCACTGAAGGATATGGCGAATGAGTTCTTTATTCGGTTATACACTGAAAAACATCATTTCCGTCCTAGGCTTTGCTCATATGTCTCTTTCCCAAGTTGGGACCCGATCTTTCTTGCGAGCATGGCTCGCCCTTTTGATGACTCCGATGTCCGCCGAGCCTTATTTGACATGAGTCCATTTAAGGCACCAGTGCCTGGCGGGCTTCACACTGGTTTCTACCAGCATTTATGGGGTACTATGAAGACTCAGGTTTGCGATTTTTCCCTTCCAAGCTTTGAATTCGGAACAATTTGAAGCTTCATAGAACGAAACTCTTGATGAAAAATAGGCAAAGACAGGCAcaacgaaaatataaaaattttaccTATTTCCCTTAACACAAGGTCCGTTAagcgttatttcatataaagagggatagaacgaaatacctttattgacgatatatctacagttgcaaacgaagtgcccacaactcttaatctcgagtttcacgaacacaaacaaaacaaacaagtaaatgATTAGAATACGACTGATGAATAGCAATCAAAggagattgtctctaataaatcaacacaagatcaaggaaagagaaacagagatagaaattaatCGAATGAAGACGAGCGGAGTATTTTCTTCATCAATACTGTGTTGGTCGAAATTCCTACAGTAGGAATATTGTCATGGCCGAAATTCACATATAAAAGGGTATTTATAGTCTCTTAATTCTAATCCCTATTAGATTGAATTAGAACACTTAATTAGAGTCCTATTCCAAATAGAACTCTTATTTAGTTAATATTAGTATTATTGACaggataataattaggatataattatatctaaatataataaatcatatttattattgacaggataataattaggataAAATATCACCTAACTaattttatcctataattaatttaattataattataatctaattataattgtataaataaattaattacccataatacatatatttattttaaatatgatattatgaatTAATAGTTAGAGATGTAATCACATTAaatctcctaacttatttatcctataattaatttaaccacaattataatctaattataattatctaaattaattaattaaaataatatatatatttatatataaaattcgaCCCCCCTATTTCTCataattaaacaactttaattctccatttattaattactattatgtcctcttttggttccaagtcttatgtgtgacccattaggttcgtATTGCTACTAGCCGCATACATCTATTGaattaatttccaaaattacaTTCAACCTTTTGTATATCGGAATGAGTGCGTGGACTGTGAATAGCAGAACCGTAAATATTCCCCtaaagctataagaagacaggttgattccgtcgttgacctttctgtattaggtctagtataattcgatccttcaccAGCTATATCCTCGaacgaatcttatgactatggatagtgtcaagtcacatataacaagacgttcattttacttgttcaggtaGAGTTAACTCTGAATGGGtagattaagtgaaatctccatttcaactcttaatctatcaccttgcaaggatttagagtcaagtcttccacaagtgatcctgGATATATCTTCCATTTATCAGGAGcgacgaatgctcaatccaatattaactattctgcaattacatCGTGTGACACCCAACGCCTGCCTGCCCGTACACACCCTAGGAtcctccctgttatggatcgtgtttgaacacagtcaaagtatcacactccataatccagaatcactaattaacattcatttaagtctgaggattacttatacgtaccaataccaatgagatgaacaagtgacataggataaatccatccatcctgttatctcaagttgggtcccaaccctaatgaactccttcaccggatccatgtaactatctagatatctccatatctaaagcttgtgagatcagctctctgtttcGACAGAAAtaactgttacatgcaagtctcaatagtaatATGCTAACCCCTATAAtacattacttgacttgggttgattttaagtttattggtctgttataaagtatagtctcacttcatgcttgtacgaacactttataactacttaaataaacttgggattACTTTTACTTACAAAAGATTAATGCattttatatatagttttagttataccatatcttattaaaataaatgatataaaagaacaattcat comes from the Euphorbia lathyris chromosome 5, ddEupLath1.1, whole genome shotgun sequence genome and includes:
- the LOC136229586 gene encoding homeobox-DDT domain protein RLT3 isoform X1 translates to MKKKSTLQLQALENFYAAEQKYPAHMAMQELAVVLDLSFTQVQRWFVDKRRRDKSKDILIASPCSSKKLSVVKGPNGLGVVLPTRKLLKKDILLGRAEHISRYELSEVENRISKTTSKKKSLLIQDLMSPDYILEKIFRKDGPPLGVEFDSLPRRAFQYCKDSRNSSLGCQENQRANKRTKVSKQVISSCQDYNNNAPAKKHGMGKGLMTAWRAINPSSSDFPTGIHSADRETVPPLSQKPLYQNRKRQRRQVVSVIKKKRVENKLQHKRKSFIKQREVEAKRNELQKQPRKEKCELALEGVVSQERINQFALLMDDEELELRELQAGPNPVTCADHCATNTLHGCSLCKDLLPKFPPYSVMMKQPFTNQPWESCPESVKKLFKVFHFLYTYSVTIDICHFTLDEFAQAFHDKDSLLLGKIHVALLKLLFTDVETEISSGFLPHLSISCKFLALLHTVEDQEFIVEFWKRSLNPLTWTEILHQVLVAAGFGSRQGAFRKEALSKEMSLMVKYGLCPGTLKGELFTILSERGNNGWKVADLAKSSKIAELNLASTSEELELQISSTLSSDITLFEKIAPSVYRLRISTFSKADDDSQSDTEGCGSVHDDLNDSGVCSSSDSECDSENFSSRKTKNVCGRRNKTNMLTVHDEIDESHPGEVWLLGLMEGEYSDLSIDEKLNALVALIDLLSAGSSIRMEDTRSTVQSAPSTLHYGSGGKIKRSSSKQHNLPRPSWIHNGQMNGTKQMCISSTSSPIDSSVAMQKLSEKQKSFDKEKNKTEAELGINLHPLQSIFLGSDRRYNRYWLFLGPCDLHDPGHKRVYFESSEDGHWEVIDTKEALHALLSALDDRGTREAFLIESLEKREAFLSHEMSNSIRNDAENRQLTQLDQFELETVRENSTSPISDVDNLTLTSILNDSSPRGAIVLESGKKEEEENRKWTRLQAFDAWIWNYFYCHLNSVKHSKRSYFESLTRCETCHDLYWRDEKHCRFCHMTFELDFDLEERYAVHSATCRNKGGNEMFRKHKVLSSQLQSLKAAVHAIESAMPEDALLGAWTKSAHRLWVKRLRRTSTLAELLQVIADFVAAINEDWLCQCNAAQGSNISMEEIIARFPTMPQTSSALALWLVKLDDFVSPFLERNKIVNQMDSRTKCTGKQLIGV
- the LOC136229586 gene encoding homeobox-DDT domain protein RLT3 isoform X3 — translated: MKKKSTLQLQALENFYAAEQKYPAHMAMQELAVVLDLSFTQVQRWFVDKRRRDKSKDILIASPCSSKKLSVVKGPNGLGVVLPTRKLLKKDILLGRAEHISRYELSEVENRISKTTSKKKSLLIQDLMSPDYILEKIFRKDGPPLGVEFDSLPRRAFQYCKDSRNSSLGCQENQRANKRTKVISSCQDYNNNAPAKKHGMGKGLMTAWRAINPSSSDFPTGIHSADRETVPPLSQKPLYQNRKRQRRQVVSVIKKKRVENKLQHKRKSFIKQREVEAKRNELQKQPRKEKCELALEGVVSQERINQFALLMDDEELELRELQAGPNPVTCADHCATNTLHGCSLCKDLLPKFPPYSVMMKQPFTNQPWESCPESVKKLFKVFHFLYTYSVTIDICHFTLDEFAQAFHDKDSLLLGKIHVALLKLLFTDVETEISSGFLPHLSISCKFLALLHTVEDQEFIVEFWKRSLNPLTWTEILHQVLVAAGFGSRQGAFRKEALSKEMSLMVKYGLCPGTLKGELFTILSERGNNGWKVADLAKSSKIAELNLASTSEELELQISSTLSSDITLFEKIAPSVYRLRISTFSKADDDSQSDTEGCGSVHDDLNDSGVCSSSDSECDSENFSSRKTKNVCGRRNKTNMLTVHDEIDESHPGEVWLLGLMEGEYSDLSIDEKLNALVALIDLLSAGSSIRMEDTRSTVQSAPSTLHYGSGGKIKRSSSKQHNLPRPSWIHNGQMNGTKQMCISSTSSPIDSSVAMQKLSEKQKSFDKEKNKTEAELGINLHPLQSIFLGSDRRYNRYWLFLGPCDLHDPGHKRVYFESSEDGHWEVIDTKEALHALLSALDDRGTREAFLIESLEKREAFLSHEMSNSIRNDAENRQLTQLDQFELETVRENSTSPISDVDNLTLTSILNDSSPRGAIVLESGKKEEEENRKWTRLQAFDAWIWNYFYCHLNSVKHSKRSYFESLTRCETCHDLYWRDEKHCRFCHMTFELDFDLEERYAVHSATCRNKGGNEMFRKHKVLSSQLQSLKAAVHAIESAMPEDALLGAWTKSAHRLWVKRLRRTSTLAELLQVIADFVAAINEDWLCQCNAAQGSNISMEEIIARFPTMPQTSSALALWLVKLDDFVSPFLERNKIVNQMDSRTKCTGKQLIGV
- the LOC136229586 gene encoding homeobox-DDT domain protein RLT3 isoform X2, with amino-acid sequence MKKKSTLQLQALENFYAEQKYPAHMAMQELAVVLDLSFTQVQRWFVDKRRRDKSKDILIASPCSSKKLSVVKGPNGLGVVLPTRKLLKKDILLGRAEHISRYELSEVENRISKTTSKKKSLLIQDLMSPDYILEKIFRKDGPPLGVEFDSLPRRAFQYCKDSRNSSLGCQENQRANKRTKVSKQVISSCQDYNNNAPAKKHGMGKGLMTAWRAINPSSSDFPTGIHSADRETVPPLSQKPLYQNRKRQRRQVVSVIKKKRVENKLQHKRKSFIKQREVEAKRNELQKQPRKEKCELALEGVVSQERINQFALLMDDEELELRELQAGPNPVTCADHCATNTLHGCSLCKDLLPKFPPYSVMMKQPFTNQPWESCPESVKKLFKVFHFLYTYSVTIDICHFTLDEFAQAFHDKDSLLLGKIHVALLKLLFTDVETEISSGFLPHLSISCKFLALLHTVEDQEFIVEFWKRSLNPLTWTEILHQVLVAAGFGSRQGAFRKEALSKEMSLMVKYGLCPGTLKGELFTILSERGNNGWKVADLAKSSKIAELNLASTSEELELQISSTLSSDITLFEKIAPSVYRLRISTFSKADDDSQSDTEGCGSVHDDLNDSGVCSSSDSECDSENFSSRKTKNVCGRRNKTNMLTVHDEIDESHPGEVWLLGLMEGEYSDLSIDEKLNALVALIDLLSAGSSIRMEDTRSTVQSAPSTLHYGSGGKIKRSSSKQHNLPRPSWIHNGQMNGTKQMCISSTSSPIDSSVAMQKLSEKQKSFDKEKNKTEAELGINLHPLQSIFLGSDRRYNRYWLFLGPCDLHDPGHKRVYFESSEDGHWEVIDTKEALHALLSALDDRGTREAFLIESLEKREAFLSHEMSNSIRNDAENRQLTQLDQFELETVRENSTSPISDVDNLTLTSILNDSSPRGAIVLESGKKEEEENRKWTRLQAFDAWIWNYFYCHLNSVKHSKRSYFESLTRCETCHDLYWRDEKHCRFCHMTFELDFDLEERYAVHSATCRNKGGNEMFRKHKVLSSQLQSLKAAVHAIESAMPEDALLGAWTKSAHRLWVKRLRRTSTLAELLQVIADFVAAINEDWLCQCNAAQGSNISMEEIIARFPTMPQTSSALALWLVKLDDFVSPFLERNKIVNQMDSRTKCTGKQLIGV